A DNA window from Helianthus annuus cultivar XRQ/B chromosome 15, HanXRQr2.0-SUNRISE, whole genome shotgun sequence contains the following coding sequences:
- the LOC110913205 gene encoding receptor-like protein Cf-9 — MSTAPCTWYGVHCNDHGDVIKLNLSTSRLNGTLKNFTFSSFTSLTHLELRQNDVFGSIPVEIFYLSKLVFLDLSSNRFSGTIPQEIGMIMKLETLSLHSNNLDGHIPASLRNLTNLINLRLDSNKLSGFIPPELGNLENLVKVNISVNVLTAHIPSGIGNLTKLSELYLFRNNLTGPIPLSLGNLSSLKTLYLYSNRLSGPIPDELGNMKNLIRLLLGRNQLTGPIPASFRNLSKLKILDVHENFLSGVIPPELGKLESLIQLAFSHNELTGQIPASIGNLSKLEQLYLNDNQSNGSIPKELGNLSSLVELILFINRLSGPIPDSLGNLIKLEQFTLHDNKLSGYFPKAILNCRKLIYLTLGNNSLVGHVPESVCKLRLLETLHLGNNWLTGNVPQCLGNFSHELRVLDLRLNRFHGSIPTTFLKQNNNLRSLNLNGNQLQGSIPETLINCRNLAVLDLGNNKLTGGFPHWIDTLPEMQVLVLRGNKLNGTLHTSNTKPLFQKLRILDLSSNEFTGLLPSNYFKNFKALMAMDRAAPGVLYMGGKFMYDDTVEIVVKGLRLELQKILVICTTIDLSVNRFEGEIPDTIGQLRALRFLNLSHNSLSGSIPTHLSNLVLLEHLDLSSNKIVGEIPVQLKSLTFLAFVNFSQNQLHGAIPEGGQFNTFGNSSFQGNNGLCGFPLTKNCGDDDETFSPTRGEDDDEDDNDSFFNGFSWESVVWGYGFGMFFFF; from the coding sequence ATGAGTACCGCACCATGCACCTGGTACGGTGTTCATTGCAATGATCATGGAGATGTAATAAAACTCAACCTTTCTACTTCAAGACTGAACGGTACACTTAAAAACTTCACGTTTTCGTCTTTCACTAGTCTAACACATCTAGAACTTAGACAAAATGACGTTTTCGGATCCATCCCAGTTGAGATCTTTTATCTTTCTAAACTCGTGTTTCTTGATCTTTCTAGTAATCGTTTTTCTGGAACAATTCCTCAAGAAATCGGAATGATCATGAAACTTGAGACCCTTTCATTGCATAGCAATAATCTTGATGGTCATATTCCTGCATCTTTAAGAAACTTGACCAATTTGATTAATCTTCGTCTTGATAGTAATAAGTTATCAGGTTTTATACCTCCAGAACTAGGAAATTTAGAAAATCTTGTGAAGGTCAATATTTCGGTCAACGTCCTAACTGCACACATTCCATCTGGTATAGGAAATCTAACCAAATTGTCTGAACTGTACCTTTTTAGAAACAATCTTACCGGTCCGATCCCATTATCTTTAGGAAACCTGAGCTCTTTAAAGACATTATACTTATATAGCAACCGACTTTCTGGTCCAATTCCTGATGAATTAGGAAACATGAAGAATCTGATTCGGTTACTTTTGGGCCGCAATCAGCTCACGGGTCCCATCCCGGCTTCATTTAGAAACCTGAGCAAGCTTAAGATACTGGATGTTCATGAAAACTTTCTTTCAGGCGTTATCCCACCAGAACTCGGAAAACTAGAGTCGTTGATTCAATTAGCCTTCAGTCACAACGAGCTTACTGGTCAAATCCCGGCTTCAATAGGAAATCTAAGCAAATTAGAGCAGTTGTACCTTAACGACAACCAGTCTAATGGTTCCATTCCAAAAGAGTTGGGAAACTTAAGCTCTCTTGTTGAGTTGATCTTGTTCATTAATCGGTTAAGTGGTCCGATCCCAGATTCACTCGGTAACCTAATAAAGTTGGAGCAATTCACGCTGCATGACAATAAACTCTCGGGTTATTTTCCTAAGGCAATACTCAATTGTCGAAAACTAATTTATCTGACTCTAGGTAACAACTCCCTTGTGGGTCATGTCCCGGAATCGGTTTGCAAGTTGAGATTGTTGGAGACTCTTCACCTTGGGAATAACTGGCTTACCGGCAATGTTCCACAATGCCTGGGTAACTTCAGCCACGAGCTCAGAGTGTTGGATCTGCGGTTAAACCGGTTCCATGGAAGCATTCCCACAACATTCTTGAAGCAAAACAACAATCTAAGAAGTCTCAACTTGAATGGAAATCAACTTCAAGGCTCGATTCCAGAGACTTTGATCAATTGTAGGAACCTTGCAGTTTTGGATTTGGGAAACAATAAGCTAACCGGTGGATTCCCGCACTGGATTGATACTCTTCCCGAGATGCAAGTTCTCGTCTTGAGGGGTAATAAACTCAATGGCACATTACACACATCCAACACCAagcctttgtttcaaaagctgCGAATACTTGATCTATCGAGCAACGAGTTTACGGGTCTTTTGCCTTCAAACTACTTCAAGAACTTTAAAGCATTGATGGCTATGGATAGGGCTGCGCCAGGAGTGTTGTACATGGGTGGAAAGTTCATGTATGATGACACAGTGGAGATAGTGGTGAAAGGATTGAGATTGGAACTACAGAAAATATTAGTAATCTGCACCACTATAGATCTTTCGGTTAATAGATTTGAAGGGGAGATACCTGACACTATTGGACAGTTAAGAGCGCTTCGGTTTCTCAATCTATCGCATAACAGTCTCTCGGGTAGCATACCGACACACTTGAGCAACCTCGTACTCCTTGAACATTTAGATCTTTCTTCAAATAAGATCGTAGGTGAAATTCCTGTACAACTTAAAAGTCTGACATTTCTTGCATTCGTGAATTTTTCACAAAACCAGCTTCACGGAGCCATACCTGAAGGTGGACAGTTCAATACCTTTGGAAATAGTTCGTTTCAAGGGAACAATGGATTATGTGGATTCCCGTTGACAAAGAACtgtggtgatgatgatgagaCATTCTCTCCGACACGTGGAGAAGATGACGATGAAGATGACAACGATAGTTTCTTTAATGGATTTTCTTGGGAATCTGTTGTTTGGGGATATGGATTtgggatgtttttttttttttga